In Arachis hypogaea cultivar Tifrunner chromosome 17, arahy.Tifrunner.gnm2.J5K5, whole genome shotgun sequence, a single window of DNA contains:
- the LOC112764055 gene encoding uncharacterized protein: MLYATRFMVSVRQIPNFVPLSTLPPSWTSLHFHSEPPSLAEVDDAVDSFTRMLYMRRTPPIIQFNKILGSLAKMKHFHAAVSLFQQLQARGIAPDLFTLTILINCCCGMDRMTLAFSVLAKIFRMGFQSDTITLTTILKGLCLCGNVEKALHFHDRLRAHGFHFNQVTYGTLINGLCKSGHTSVAIQVLRKIPQYGIVPDVVMYSAIIDSLCKDTLVSDALHLHSEMLAMGISPNVITYTTLIYGLCLAGQLKEAIHILNHMMLKNITPNVQTYNTLIDGLCKEGKIKDAKNVLAVMTKHGVKPDVVTYSSLMDGHCLVNQVNKAKYIFNTMAQSSVSPNVYSYNIMINGLCKSKMVNDALNLLEEMRCKNLVPDMFTYNTLIDGLGKSRRILCAVELLEKMHDRGQHADIFTYSSLLDGLFNIKQHDKALMLFNQMKESGIDPNIYTYNILIDGLCKSGRLKNAKEIFQDLSIKGYRPDVKTYTIMINGLCKEGLLHEALALLSKMEDNGCLPNAVTYEIIIGALFEKGENDNAEKLLREMISRGLLQG, encoded by the coding sequence ATGTTGTATGCAACAAGGTTTATGGTTTCTGTTCGTCAAATCCCTAATTTTGTTCCACTCTCCACTCTCCCTCCTTCTTGGACAAGCCTTCACTTTCATTCTGAGCCTCCATCCCTTGCTGAAGTTGACGATGCTGTTGATTCCTTCACTCGCATGCTCTATATGCGTCGTACTCCTCCCATCATCCAATTTAACAAGATTTTGGGATCCCTTGCCAAGATGAAGCATTTCCACGCCGCCGTTTCCCTTTTTCAGCAATTGCAAGCCAGGGGAATCGCTCCCGACTTATTTACTTTGACCATCTTAATCAATTGTTGTTGCGGCATGGATCGTATGACGCTTGCTTTCTCTGTATTGGCCAAGATTTTCAGGATGGGTTTTCAGTCTGATACCATAACGTTGACAACAATCCTGAAAGGTCTCTGTCTCTGTGGTAATGTTGAAAAAGCGCTCCACTTCCATGACAGATTGCGGGCTCATGGATTTCACTTTAATCAAGTCACCTATGGGACCTTGATTAATGGACTCTGTAAGAGCGGACACACATCAGTTGCTATTCAAGTGTTGAGAAAGATCCCACAGTATGGGATTGTTCCTGATGTTGTCATGTACAGCGCAATTATTGATAGCCTCTGCAAGGATACACTTGTAAGTGACGCTTTACATTTACACTCTGAAATGCTTGCTATGGGAATTTCTCCCAATGTTATCACTTACACAACTCTGATTTATGGATTGTGCCTTGCGGGTCAACTTAAGGAAGCCATTCATATATTAAATCATATGATGCTCAAAAACATTACTCCAAATGTTCAGACCTATAATACTTTGATCGATGGGTTATGCAAGGAAGGAAAGATCAAAGATGCTAAGAACGTATTGGCTGTGATGACAAAACATGGTGTGAAACCAGATGTGGTTACTTATAGCAGCTTAATGGATGGGCATTGTTTGGTTAATCAGGTAAATAAGGCAAAATATATATTCAACACAATGGCCCAAAGTAGTGTGTCTCCTAATGTTTATAGTTACAATATCATGATTAATGGCTTGTGCAAAAGTAAAATGGTCAATGATGCCTTGAATCTCCTTGAAGAGATGCGTTGCAAGAACTTGGTTCCCGACATGTTTACTTACAATACTCTAATCGATGGCTTGGGAAAATCAAGGAGAATCCTTTGTGCTGTGGAGCTTCTTGAAAAGATGCATGATAGAGGTCAACATGCTGATATATTCACTTACAGTTCCTTGCTGGATGGTTTGTTCAATATCAAACAACATGACAAGGCACTTATGTTATTCAATCAAATGAAAGAGAGTGGCATTGAtccaaatatatatacatacaacatactTATAGATGGGCTGTGCAAAAGTGGAAGACTTAAAAATgcaaaagagatatttcaagatcTTTCCATTAAAGGCTATCGTCCAGATGTGAAGACATACACCATTATGATCAATGGGCTTTGCAAAGAGGGCCTGCTTCATGAAGCATTGGCTTTATTGTCGAAAATGGAAGACAATGGTTGCTTACCAAATGCTGTGACTTATGAAATAATCATTGGTGCTCTGTTTGAAAAAGGTGAAAATGATAACGCGGAGAAACTTCTTCGTGAAATGATATCTAGAGGCCTATTGCAAGGATAA
- the LOC112765656 gene encoding uncharacterized protein, protein MLYATRFRVSVRQIPNFVPLSTLPPSWTSLHFHSEPPSFVEVDDAVDSFTRMLTMRRTPPIIQFNKILGFLAKTKHFHTAVSLFQQLQARGIAPDFFTLNILINCCCGMGRMTLAFSVLAKIFRMGFQSNTITFTTILKGLCFSGNVEKALHFHDIVRDQGFQLNQVTYGTLVNGLCKTGHTAAAIQVMKKIPQYGIVPNVVMYSAIIDSLCKDTLVSEAFHLYSEMLAMGISPNVITYRTLIYGLCLVGQFKEALHILNHMMLKNITPGVRTYSILIDGLCKEGKIKDANNVLAVMTKHGVKPNVVTYNSLMDGHCLVNQVNKAKYVFNTMAQSSVSPDVCSYNIMINGLCKSKMVNDALNLLEEMRCKNLVPDMFTYNTLIDGLGKSGRIRCAAELLEKMHDRGQHADIFTYSSLMDALFSMKQHDKALMLFNQMKESGIDPDIYTYNILIDGLCKSGRLKNAKEIFQDLSNKGYRPDVKTYTVMINGVCKQGLLHEALALLSRMEDNGCLPDAVTYEIIVRALFERGENDNAEKLLREMISRGLLQG, encoded by the coding sequence ATGTTGTATGCAACAAGGTTTAGGGTTTCTGTTCGTCAAATCCCTAATTTTGTTCCACTCTCCACTCTCCCTCCTTCCTGGACAAGCCTTCACTTTCATTCTGAGCCTCCATCCTTTGTTGAAGTTGACGATGCTGTTGATTCCTTTACTCGCATGCTCACTATGCGTCGTACTCCTCCCATCATCCAATTTAACAAGATTTTGGGATTCCTTGCCAAGACGAAGCATTTCCACACCGCCGTTTCCCTTTTTCAGCAATTGCAAGCCAGGGGAATCGCTCCCGACTTTTTTACTTTGAACATCTTAATCAATTGTTGTTGCGGCATGGGTCGTATGACGCTTGCTTTCTCTGTATTGGCCAAGATTTTCAGGATGGGTTTTCAGTCTAATACCATAACGTTCACAACAATCCTGAAAGGTCTCTGTTTCAGTGGTAATGTTGAAAAAGCGCTGCACTTCCATGACATAGTGCGGGATCAAGGATTTCAGCTTAATCAAGTCACCTATGGGACCTTGGTTAATGGACTCTGTAAGACCGGACACACAGCAGCTGCTATTCAAGTCATGAAAAAGATCCCACAGTATGGGATTGTTCCTAATGTTGTCATGTACAGCGCAATTATTGATAGCCTCTGCAAGGATACACTtgtaagtgaggcttttcatttaTACTCTGAAATGCTTGCTATGGGAATTTCTCCCAATGTTATCACTTACAGGACTCTGATTTATGGATTGTGCCTTGTGGGTCAATTTAAGGAAGCCCTTCATATACTAAATCATATGATGCTCAAAAACATTACTCCAGGTGTTCGGACCTATAGTATTTTGATCGATGGGCTATGCAAGGAAGGAAAGATCAAAGATGCTAACAACGTGTTGGCTGTGATGACAAAACATGGTGTGAAACCAAATGTGGTTACTTATAACAGCTTAATGGATGGGCATTGTTTGGTTAATCAGGTAAATAAGGCAAAATATGTATTCAACACAATGGCCCAAAGTAGTGTGTCTCCTGATGTTTGTAGTTACAATATCATGATTAATGGCTTGTGCAAAAGTAAAATGGTCAATGATGCCTTGAATCTCCTTGAAGAGATGCGTTGCAAGAACTTGGTTCCCGACATGTTTACTTACAATACTCTAATTGATGGCTTGGGAAAATCAGGGAGAATCCGTTGTGCTGCGGAGCTTCTTGAAAAGATGCATGATAGAGGTCAACATGCTGATATATTCACTTACAGTTCCTTGATGGATGCTTTGTTCAGTATGAAACAACATGACAAGGCACTTATGTTATTTAATCAAATGAAAGAGAGTGGCATTGATCcagatatatatacatacaacatactTATAGATGGCCTGTGCAAAAGTGGAAGACTTAAAAATgcaaaagagatatttcaagatcTTTCCAACAAAGGCTATCGTCCAGATGTGAAGACATACACCGTTATGATCAATGGGGTTTGCAAACAGGGACTGCTTCATGAAGCATTGGCTTTATTGTCGAGAATGGAAGACAATGGTTGCTTACCGGATGCTGTGACTTACGAAATAATCGTTCGTGCTCTGTTTGAAAGAGGTGAAAATGATAACGCCGAGAAACTTCTTCGTGAAATGATATCTAGAGGCCTATTGCAAGGATAA